The DNA window GCCATACTACCCCGGATGAGGGCGAACCCGGGTCTGAGACCTGGGCTGGCGACTCGTGGAAGATCGGCGGCGGACCGACCTGGATTACCGGCTCCTACGACCCCGAGCAGGACGTGATTTTCTGGGCGACCGGCAACCCGTCCCCGGACTGGAACGGCGACGTGCGCGAGGGCGATAATCTGTATACCGACTCGGTGCTGGCCCTGGACCCGGACAGCGGGGCGATCAAGTGGCACTTCCAGTTCACGCCGCACGATATCTGGGACTATGACGGCAATACCGACCTGTTTCTGATTGATGTGGAGCGGGGCGGCAAGACGGTCAAAGCCCTGGCCCAGCCCAACCGCAACGGCTACCTGTACGTCCTCGACCGGACCTCGGGCGAGTTTCTGCACGGCTCCCAATATGTGGAAAAACTCAACTGGGCCAAGGGTCTCGATGAACAGGGCCGGCCGATTGTGAACCCCGAATACGTGCCGACCAAGGAGGCCGGGAAATTCATCTGCCCCGGCTCGGTCGGCGGTAAAAACGGCTCGTGGACCGCCGCCTACAGCCCGATCACCAAGTATATGTATCTGCCGGTGGTCGAGAGCTGCTGGCAGATGCTCAAAGGCGCGGCAACCTTTATTCAGGGCATTCCCTTCTGGGGCGGCGGGCCCGGCAAGACCGAGGCCGACGACCAGTCGTCCTACGGCCATCTGTCTGCGGTTGACGTGTCGAGCGGGGCGGTGAAGTGGCGCTACAAAGACGACTATCCCCTGGTCGGCGGCACCATGGCCACCGCCGGCGGTCTGGTGTTCACCGGCGACCAAAAGGGCTATGCGCTGGCCTTTGACGACACGAGCGGGGAGCTGCTGTGGAAGTTCCAGACTGGCTCTACCGTGCGTGGCCAGCCGGCCACCTATAAGGTCAACGGGCGTCAGTACGTGGCGATTCCGAGCGGTGGCGGAGGCTTGGCCGTGTCTTTGGTCGGCGAGAACCCGCTGGCGTCCAAAGGCAGCACCCTGTTTGTGTTTGCCCTGCCCGAAGGTGAAGAATGACCGACCGGGGTGGAGGCCGAAGGCGGGCCGGACTGCCGTTCGGGCGAGCGTTGATGGCGAGACTTTTCGGTGCCGGTTGGGTTATCCTGCTGAGCGTTGGCACAGCCTGGAGCCAGGACGCTGGGACGTTCCGAACGTGTCTGCTGGCCAACAACCCGCCCTACTCGTGGCAGGCCGACGAGAGCGGCTTTGACCTGGAAACGGCCCGGGCGGTTGCCGAGGCAATGGGGCGTGGGTTTGAGCCGGTGTGGATTGAGCACGACACCCGGATCACCGAGATTGAGGAGACCGACCTGCCTGTCTTTGGGCTGGCGCGCGGCCGGTGCGACGCGATTTTCAGCGTGCCGGGTCAGGACGCGCTCGACGAAGCGCCCACGCTGGTGGTTGGAGCGCCGTACTACGGGGCGGGCTTTGAGCTGGTCGGGCCGGCCGAGAAGAGCCTGCGTAGCCTGGACGAGGTCGGCGACGGAGCCGTTGCGGTACGCGCCCAAACGATCGCCAATTTCATGCTGAGCGCCCGGAAAATCCAAACCTTCACCGTCTTTTCCCTCGAAGAGGCGCTGGACGCGGTGGGCAGCGGCGGGGCGTCCGCAGCCCTGCTGTGGGGACCGAAGGCGGGCTGGCACCTCAGCGCCCATCCTGAGCTGCCCTTACGGATCGTCGATACGCTTGAGCCGCCCAGCGTAGTGCGCTGGAACGAATCGGTCGCAACCCGCAGAGAGGACGCCGCGCTGCGCCAGGCCATCGACGCCGCGCTCGGCAGCCTGGCCGAATCCGGCACCCTCACCCGCCTGCTCGAAAAGTATGGCATCCCGGCCCACCGGCCTTTTGCCACTACGTACAGCTTTGCCGAGATGCAGCAGCTGATGTTTCAGTCGCTGAGCAACAGACAACCCTAGGGAGTACACGCGGATATGAGTCGTTTGATGATTGGTTTGGTCTTTTGTGTCCTGAGTCTGTTGGCTGGAACG is part of the Desulfurellaceae bacterium genome and encodes:
- a CDS encoding PQQ-dependent dehydrogenase, methanol/ethanol family, producing MQYAGLQTLLRSLVAGSLLVLGVPIEAAAVGGRVETAEPLPSAAPAPSPAKQSQNGTSQISDFKPITQERLLKGTADPSAWLMYGGSYDSTRFSPLTDINRNNVKKLQAAWMFQTGVPAQFQASPVVADGIMYMTAAFNHVYAIQAETGEMLWRYDHPLPGDMRVCCGPSNRGVAISGDKVFMATLDARLVALQAQTGALVWQAEIDDYRKGYSATAAPLIVKDKVIVGIAGGEYGIRGYVDAYDVETGERKWRRHTTPDEGEPGSETWAGDSWKIGGGPTWITGSYDPEQDVIFWATGNPSPDWNGDVREGDNLYTDSVLALDPDSGAIKWHFQFTPHDIWDYDGNTDLFLIDVERGGKTVKALAQPNRNGYLYVLDRTSGEFLHGSQYVEKLNWAKGLDEQGRPIVNPEYVPTKEAGKFICPGSVGGKNGSWTAAYSPITKYMYLPVVESCWQMLKGAATFIQGIPFWGGGPGKTEADDQSSYGHLSAVDVSSGAVKWRYKDDYPLVGGTMATAGGLVFTGDQKGYALAFDDTSGELLWKFQTGSTVRGQPATYKVNGRQYVAIPSGGGGLAVSLVGENPLASKGSTLFVFALPEGEE
- a CDS encoding transporter substrate-binding domain-containing protein, with the protein product MARLFGAGWVILLSVGTAWSQDAGTFRTCLLANNPPYSWQADESGFDLETARAVAEAMGRGFEPVWIEHDTRITEIEETDLPVFGLARGRCDAIFSVPGQDALDEAPTLVVGAPYYGAGFELVGPAEKSLRSLDEVGDGAVAVRAQTIANFMLSARKIQTFTVFSLEEALDAVGSGGASAALLWGPKAGWHLSAHPELPLRIVDTLEPPSVVRWNESVATRREDAALRQAIDAALGSLAESGTLTRLLEKYGIPAHRPFATTYSFAEMQQLMFQSLSNRQP